In Flavobacterium sp. WV_118_3, one DNA window encodes the following:
- a CDS encoding alpha/beta hydrolase: protein MNTISIHNVELCYTVLGENNPESIVLIPGLGSQLIRWDEAFCQLLIQKGFQVIRLDNRDSGASVYKPDSKNDYEGDLEKAFEKVKRVGPPYSLNDMAADVIALLDHLKIDKTHIVGRSMGGIIGQLLGANYPERVRSLTIIMATSLNPNLPPVAPDVMAMMTKPVVDASIDHEAYITHALTFAKRIAGTAFPLDEEQERKMIEAELKRSQPGNSVLRQLLAMGSWSYQEAILNKIMVPTQIIHGTEDPIFHPECAKDLARSIPDAKLQLINGMGHAIPPECYTGVTELIVANTKRQKK from the coding sequence ATGAATACAATTTCAATACATAATGTCGAATTGTGCTACACCGTTTTAGGCGAAAATAATCCGGAAAGTATCGTGTTGATTCCCGGTCTGGGTAGCCAGTTAATTCGTTGGGACGAGGCTTTTTGCCAGTTATTGATTCAAAAGGGGTTTCAGGTAATCCGTTTGGATAACCGGGATTCGGGCGCTTCCGTTTATAAACCCGATTCTAAAAATGATTATGAAGGTGATCTTGAAAAAGCGTTTGAAAAAGTGAAAAGGGTTGGCCCTCCGTATTCGTTAAACGATATGGCAGCCGATGTGATTGCCTTATTGGATCATCTGAAAATCGATAAGACACATATTGTTGGGCGTTCGATGGGCGGCATTATCGGGCAATTGCTAGGCGCCAATTATCCGGAAAGAGTACGGTCGTTAACCATCATTATGGCAACATCTTTAAATCCGAATTTGCCACCGGTCGCACCGGATGTTATGGCTATGATGACAAAACCGGTGGTCGATGCATCCATAGATCACGAGGCCTATATTACGCACGCACTGACTTTTGCAAAGCGTATTGCAGGAACTGCTTTTCCATTGGATGAAGAACAGGAACGCAAGATGATTGAAGCCGAATTAAAACGCTCCCAACCCGGGAATAGTGTTTTAAGACAATTGCTGGCCATGGGATCCTGGAGCTATCAGGAAGCAATTTTAAACAAAATAATGGTACCCACACAAATTATTCACGGTACGGAAGATCCGATTTTTCATCCGGAATGTGCCAAGGATTTAGCCCGTTCTATTCCGGATGCCAAACTTCAGTTGATAAATGGAATGGGACATGCTATTCCACCGGAATGTTATACTGGTGTGACTGAGTTAATTGTCGCAAATACCAAGCGCCAAAAGAAATAG
- a CDS encoding TonB-dependent receptor, translated as MNRQILVLLWSLFSLVTFAQNKGTIKGVVQNESGVALPNASISVLKTSIGTSTNYEGQYTISNLNYGTYTLRVTMVGYKRTETKITLNAAQSTLPNIILKEVVNELDDVVINEKKTNKFTKRSSTTVSKMPLKDIENPQVYVSVPAELLKEQVVTNFNEALKNATGITRLWESTGRGGDGAEYFSMRGFSVQPTMLNGLPYINNGKIDFSNIESIEVIKGPSGTLYGSSLISYGGLINVVTKKPYETFGGELSYQAGTYGLNRVTADINTPLGKNNDTFLRVNAAYQNGDSFQDAGYSKSFFIAPSLTYKASDRLTFMINTEFLNSEGSYAPMLFLNRNSPLPFTDIKLFDKNYKNSFTSNALSISNPTFSLQAQMLYKLSDSWTSQTAISRSTAKSDGYYSYLYSSGTDDSFTRYITKANAQTNSTDIQQNFIGDFKIAGLRNRMVVGLDYYNGIQKDNGAGWAALGVVTLSNSQDTGNLTQLAADTALATTDFTRSNAETETYAAYISDVINITPALSAMGSLRVDHFIGEVGDEKKGQTAFSPKFGLVYQPIQDKLSVFANYMNGFKNVLPQAITNSVTNEREGYRTFDPEKANQYEFGVKSSFFNNKLSATVSYYNITVSNIVMNVGNGPATYTQGGEIKSKGLEVSVVANPVEGLNIIAGFSTNNAEVTKDLETSGYLGLRPESAGPETLVNLWANYTFTEGSIKGFGFGFGGNYASDQKTLNRSNIGTFVLPSYTVINTALSYTADRFNIILKMNNISNEKYYSGWSTVSPQTLRSITAGLTYKF; from the coding sequence ATGAACAGACAAATCCTAGTGTTATTATGGAGTCTATTTTCTCTGGTAACATTTGCTCAAAACAAAGGAACTATAAAAGGGGTTGTTCAAAATGAATCCGGAGTAGCACTCCCAAATGCCAGTATAAGCGTACTGAAAACCTCGATCGGAACGTCGACCAATTACGAAGGTCAGTACACCATTTCCAATCTGAATTACGGCACCTACACCCTACGCGTAACCATGGTAGGCTATAAAAGAACCGAAACCAAGATTACCCTAAACGCAGCACAAAGCACACTACCCAACATCATTCTAAAAGAAGTTGTAAACGAATTGGACGATGTTGTGATCAACGAGAAAAAAACAAACAAATTCACGAAACGAAGCAGTACAACCGTATCGAAAATGCCGTTAAAGGATATTGAAAACCCACAGGTTTATGTATCCGTTCCGGCAGAATTATTAAAAGAACAGGTTGTGACCAACTTTAACGAAGCGCTAAAAAATGCCACCGGGATCACCCGTTTATGGGAATCGACCGGTCGTGGCGGTGATGGAGCCGAATATTTTTCTATGCGTGGTTTTTCGGTACAACCCACCATGTTAAACGGTTTACCGTATATCAACAATGGTAAAATTGATTTTTCCAATATCGAAAGTATTGAAGTGATCAAAGGACCTTCCGGAACGTTATACGGAAGCAGCCTGATTTCCTATGGTGGTTTGATTAATGTCGTAACCAAAAAACCATACGAAACCTTTGGTGGCGAATTGTCGTACCAGGCCGGAACATACGGACTTAACCGTGTAACCGCTGATATAAACACCCCACTGGGCAAAAACAATGATACCTTTTTACGTGTTAATGCCGCCTATCAAAATGGAGATTCTTTTCAGGATGCCGGTTATAGCAAATCCTTTTTTATCGCTCCGTCGTTAACCTATAAAGCATCCGATCGCTTAACATTTATGATCAATACAGAATTTTTAAATTCGGAAGGATCCTATGCACCGATGTTGTTCTTAAATAGAAACTCCCCTCTTCCGTTTACCGATATTAAACTGTTTGACAAAAATTATAAAAATTCATTTACGTCAAACGCACTATCCATTAGCAATCCGACCTTTAGTTTACAGGCGCAAATGCTATACAAACTATCGGATTCGTGGACTTCACAAACGGCTATTTCCAGAAGTACAGCCAAATCGGACGGTTATTATTCTTATTTATATAGCAGTGGAACAGACGATTCGTTTACCCGCTATATTACCAAAGCCAATGCACAAACCAATAGCACCGATATCCAGCAAAACTTTATCGGTGATTTTAAAATTGCCGGTTTACGCAACCGTATGGTCGTAGGTTTGGATTATTATAATGGTATTCAAAAAGACAACGGTGCCGGATGGGCCGCTTTGGGTGTGGTAACCTTATCCAATAGCCAGGATACCGGAAACCTAACCCAATTGGCTGCCGATACCGCTTTGGCAACTACCGACTTTACACGATCGAATGCCGAAACTGAAACGTATGCCGCTTATATTTCGGATGTCATCAATATTACACCTGCATTATCGGCGATGGGAAGTTTACGTGTGGATCATTTTATAGGAGAAGTAGGAGACGAAAAGAAAGGACAAACCGCTTTTTCACCGAAATTCGGTTTAGTATACCAACCGATTCAGGACAAATTATCCGTTTTTGCCAATTATATGAACGGATTTAAAAACGTATTACCGCAAGCTATCACTAACTCGGTAACCAACGAGCGCGAAGGCTACCGTACTTTCGATCCTGAAAAAGCAAACCAATATGAGTTTGGTGTTAAATCCAGCTTTTTTAACAATAAACTAAGTGCTACCGTGAGTTATTACAACATTACGGTAAGTAATATCGTAATGAATGTGGGTAATGGTCCTGCAACCTATACACAAGGAGGCGAAATCAAAAGTAAAGGTCTTGAAGTGAGCGTAGTAGCCAATCCGGTTGAAGGATTAAACATTATTGCCGGTTTTAGCACCAACAATGCCGAAGTAACCAAAGACCTTGAAACATCAGGATATTTAGGATTGCGCCCGGAAAGTGCCGGTCCGGAAACACTGGTAAATCTTTGGGCTAATTATACGTTTACCGAAGGTAGCATTAAAGGATTTGGTTTTGGTTTTGGTGGAAATTATGCCAGTGATCAAAAAACATTAAACCGTTCGAATATCGGGACTTTTGTCCTTCCAAGCTATACGGTAATTAATACGGCTTTATCCTATACTGCCGATCGATTCAATATCATTTTGAAAATGAATAATATTTCGAATGAAAAATATTATTCGGGATGGTCAACCGTTAGTCCGCAAACATTGCGTTCGATTACGGCTGGATTAACCTATAAATTCTAA
- a CDS encoding MarR family transcriptional regulator, translating into MINKDLNFLLNMAKVQSIVSRKFDSLSVHGIGFSDFMILYVLYNAPGQRMRRIDLAERIGLTASGVTRLLAPLEKIGLVAREVNERDARVSYVVITENGEKLFEEAKVTAEQIANTLLPAKKGKSIQLMAELLAELGGNL; encoded by the coding sequence ATGATAAATAAAGATTTGAATTTCTTACTTAACATGGCTAAAGTGCAATCGATCGTATCCCGAAAATTCGATTCGCTGAGTGTTCATGGTATCGGATTTAGCGATTTTATGATACTCTATGTACTGTATAATGCGCCCGGACAAAGGATGCGCCGAATTGATCTGGCCGAAAGAATCGGATTAACAGCTTCCGGTGTAACCCGCTTGCTGGCTCCGCTGGAGAAAATCGGACTGGTGGCACGGGAAGTCAACGAACGGGATGCGCGGGTGAGTTATGTCGTGATTACTGAAAATGGTGAAAAGCTATTCGAAGAAGCAAAAGTAACCGCCGAACAAATTGCCAATACTTTACTACCCGCTAAAAAAGGGAAATCCATACAGTTGATGGCGGAGTTGCTGGCCGAACTGGGAGGGAATCTGTAA